One genomic region from Aneurinibacillus sp. REN35 encodes:
- a CDS encoding GlsB/YeaQ/YmgE family stress response membrane protein, whose amino-acid sequence MAFIWSLIVGGVIGWLAGALMGRDIPGGIIGNIIAGFIGAWIGTALLGNWGPVIGGFAIVPAIIGAVVLVFIVSLVMRSMRRGRH is encoded by the coding sequence ATGGCATTTATTTGGTCACTTATCGTAGGTGGGGTTATCGGATGGTTGGCAGGTGCCCTCATGGGTCGCGACATTCCAGGAGGAATTATTGGTAATATTATTGCTGGTTTTATCGGCGCTTGGATTGGTACTGCGCTGCTTGGTAACTGGGGTCCGGTTATCGGAGGTTTTGCGATCGTTCCAGCCATTATTGGTGCGGTCGTCCTCGTATTCATCGTGAGCCTGGTTATGCGCAGCATGCGTCGCGGCCGTCACTAA
- a CDS encoding ABC transporter ATP-binding protein yields the protein MRIFQRLWWFFAAHKKKYIVGIFLLIVCDVLVLVPPWLVGELINRMRVGEVSVGGLGLRVGLIAILAFVLYGLRYAWRYYLFGASLLLEQTLRRRLFGHLTRMNPTFYDRRRTGDLMALATNDIVAIEATSSMGILTLVDSLAMTLIALTAMITLISWKLTLAALLPLPLLAWATGYYGELLHKRFFAAQTSFGRLNDHVQESVSGIRILRAYVQEQADIASFAAAADDVMDKNIRVARIDALFEPTIVFLIGVSFLIGIGYGTTLVFDSEVTLGELVAFNLYLGLLIWPMLALGWLMNIVQRGSASWDRLSDVLEEQPVIVDGVEVEQQAHVSSALAIEDLTFCYPCAEQPVLRHVSLVVQPGWTIGIVGRTGSGKTTLMKLWMHFYSVPEHAVYVGGRPVEEWNTAALRSQFGYVPQDHFLFSRTIRENIAFGQNDASDERIAAAILHAGLAPDVHRLPQGLAPDVHRLPQGLATIVGERGITLSGGQKQRIGIARALLTEPEILLLDDSLSAVDARTEEMILTHLRRERGGRTTVIAAHRMSAVMHADRIYVLDAGHVIEQGTHDELLTRDGWYAEQFYRQQAQAALDEEEKR from the coding sequence GTGCGGATTTTTCAGCGATTATGGTGGTTTTTTGCGGCACATAAAAAGAAGTATATTGTAGGCATTTTTTTGCTTATCGTATGTGATGTGCTCGTCCTTGTTCCGCCTTGGCTTGTAGGGGAGTTGATTAACAGGATGCGCGTTGGAGAAGTAAGCGTCGGTGGACTTGGCTTACGTGTCGGATTGATTGCTATATTAGCTTTTGTACTGTATGGTCTGCGCTATGCATGGCGGTATTATTTATTCGGCGCCTCTCTTCTGTTAGAACAAACGCTGCGCAGACGTTTATTCGGCCATTTGACCCGAATGAACCCGACTTTTTATGATCGGCGGAGGACAGGTGATTTGATGGCGCTTGCCACCAATGACATTGTAGCTATTGAGGCAACATCAAGCATGGGTATTCTTACGCTGGTCGACTCCCTTGCGATGACGCTGATTGCACTTACTGCGATGATTACGCTCATCAGTTGGAAGCTTACGCTGGCCGCACTGCTGCCGCTGCCGCTGCTCGCTTGGGCGACGGGGTATTATGGGGAGCTTTTGCACAAGCGCTTCTTCGCTGCACAGACGTCCTTTGGCAGGCTTAATGACCATGTACAGGAATCCGTATCCGGTATTCGCATACTGCGGGCATATGTCCAGGAACAGGCGGACATCGCTTCCTTTGCAGCGGCCGCCGATGATGTAATGGACAAAAACATTCGTGTGGCGCGGATTGATGCGCTGTTTGAGCCAACGATTGTATTTTTGATCGGCGTAAGCTTTCTAATCGGTATTGGATATGGAACGACTCTGGTTTTTGATAGTGAAGTAACGCTTGGTGAGCTTGTTGCATTTAATTTATATCTTGGCTTGCTTATTTGGCCGATGTTGGCGCTTGGGTGGCTCATGAACATCGTACAGCGGGGCAGCGCATCTTGGGATCGATTGAGCGATGTGCTAGAAGAGCAGCCTGTTATTGTCGACGGCGTGGAGGTGGAGCAGCAAGCCCATGTCTCATCTGCCCTGGCGATAGAGGACTTGACCTTTTGCTACCCCTGTGCGGAGCAGCCCGTTCTGCGCCATGTCTCGCTTGTCGTACAGCCGGGTTGGACGATTGGTATTGTAGGGCGGACAGGGAGCGGGAAGACGACACTGATGAAGCTGTGGATGCATTTCTATTCTGTCCCGGAACATGCTGTATATGTAGGTGGGCGTCCGGTAGAAGAGTGGAATACGGCAGCCCTCCGCTCGCAGTTCGGGTATGTTCCGCAGGATCACTTTTTATTTTCGCGCACGATCCGTGAGAATATCGCTTTCGGACAAAATGATGCCTCGGATGAACGCATCGCAGCGGCGATTTTGCATGCGGGGCTTGCTCCTGACGTCCATCGTCTGCCGCAGGGGCTTGCTCCTGACGTCCATCGTCTGCCGCAGGGGCTTGCGACAATCGTTGGAGAACGAGGCATTACACTATCAGGGGGACAGAAGCAGCGTATTGGCATTGCACGGGCGCTGCTTACAGAACCCGAGATTCTGCTGCTTGATGATTCGCTTTCGGCTGTGGATGCACGTACCGAAGAGATGATTCTTACACATTTGCGCAGAGAGCGGGGGGGCAGGACGACTGTTATCGCTGCACACCGCATGTCGGCAGTTATGCATGCGGACCGAATTTATGTGTTAGATGCAGGACATGTGATTGAACAGGGGACGCATGATGAACTGCTAACACGGGATGGATGGTATGCCGAGCAGTTTTACCGCCAGCAGGCGCAGGCAGCACTCGATGAGGAGGAGAAGAGATGA
- a CDS encoding ABC transporter ATP-binding protein, translating into MRGPKTTLGRLLAYTIPHRLSITLALLVLIIATAAELAGPFIAKQAIDAHILGIEKPWCVYAPQAAPKEVPHVMHRGSIWIREEWLTQAGQASFIPQGARGRILEVDRAYYMLSDVSLLDGERSIEKQGERFVLTITLGLKKASYPVERLTREEVKAFYAPEIPPLLRLVLLYIGLLLLAGAFQYIQALSLQSTAHRMIRQLRVDVFSRLQSLPISYFDRTPTGQIISRVTNDTEAVRELFVSVMAIFVQNIVYMIGILIALFILQPKLALLCICLLPLLALIIAVFRRYSSLAYSEIRLRLSEMNGMINEMIQGMSIVQAFRRERAVQEEFEVVNQKYFTARFRQVKLDGLLLRPAVDVISNLMLALVIWYFGSQSMRSAISFGVLYAYVDYLSRFFEPINTIMQRLSTMQQSLTSAGRVFEVVDEPQAAHHRHTEQEALPRLRGEVRFDDVSFAYQKGHTVLHHISFCIRPGQTVGIVGHTGSGKSSLMNLLLAFYAPSEGTIYIDGHRMEDYPVQDLRRQMALVMQDPFLFTGDVAFNIRLHESATIADESMRAAAASVQAAPFISRLAHGYEEQVLERGGNFSSGERQLLSFARAMAFDPAILILDEATANIDSETEARIQQGLRALSHGRTTFIIAHRLSTIQEADVILVLHQGRIVERGTHGELLERRGRYYVMHQLQQGKKVKNG; encoded by the coding sequence ATGAGAGGGCCTAAGACGACGCTTGGCAGACTGCTTGCCTATACGATTCCGCATCGTCTATCCATTACTCTTGCGCTGCTTGTGCTAATCATTGCTACGGCGGCTGAGCTTGCAGGGCCATTCATAGCAAAGCAAGCGATTGATGCCCATATTCTTGGTATCGAAAAGCCATGGTGTGTCTATGCGCCACAGGCAGCTCCAAAGGAAGTGCCGCATGTGATGCATCGGGGCAGTATATGGATTCGAGAAGAGTGGCTTACACAGGCAGGGCAGGCGTCCTTTATTCCGCAGGGCGCACGAGGACGAATTCTTGAAGTGGATCGTGCATATTACATGCTATCCGATGTGAGTTTGCTTGATGGAGAGCGGAGTATAGAGAAGCAGGGAGAGCGGTTCGTGCTTACTATAACGCTTGGTTTGAAAAAAGCCTCCTATCCTGTCGAACGCCTGACACGCGAAGAGGTAAAGGCTTTTTATGCTCCTGAGATCCCTCCGCTGCTCCGATTGGTTTTGTTATATATTGGTCTTTTACTGCTTGCAGGAGCATTTCAGTACATTCAGGCGCTTTCCTTGCAAAGCACGGCACATAGGATGATACGGCAGCTGCGTGTCGATGTATTCTCTCGGCTGCAAAGCCTCCCTATTTCTTATTTTGATCGAACACCGACCGGGCAGATCATTTCCCGGGTAACGAACGATACAGAGGCGGTACGGGAACTGTTTGTTAGCGTCATGGCAATCTTTGTCCAGAATATCGTTTATATGATAGGAATTCTTATCGCTTTATTTATTCTACAGCCTAAGCTTGCCCTGCTTTGTATTTGTCTGCTGCCGCTGCTGGCGCTGATTATTGCCGTATTTCGACGGTACAGCTCACTTGCATACAGTGAGATTCGTCTGCGGTTAAGTGAAATGAACGGCATGATTAATGAGATGATTCAAGGGATGAGCATTGTGCAGGCATTTCGGCGTGAGCGAGCAGTGCAGGAAGAGTTCGAGGTCGTGAACCAAAAATATTTTACGGCTCGTTTTCGTCAGGTAAAGCTCGATGGTTTGCTGCTGCGGCCAGCCGTAGATGTGATCAGCAACCTAATGCTGGCTCTGGTCATTTGGTACTTTGGCAGCCAGTCCATGCGAAGTGCCATCTCGTTTGGTGTGCTGTATGCATATGTGGACTACTTGAGTCGGTTTTTTGAGCCAATTAATACAATTATGCAGCGTCTGTCGACAATGCAGCAGTCACTTACGTCGGCAGGGCGGGTGTTTGAAGTCGTAGACGAACCACAAGCGGCACACCATAGACATACGGAACAAGAAGCGCTGCCTCGCCTTCGTGGAGAGGTTCGGTTTGATGATGTATCGTTCGCTTATCAGAAAGGGCATACGGTGCTTCACCACATTTCATTTTGTATTCGACCCGGACAGACCGTGGGCATTGTGGGCCATACTGGCTCAGGCAAAAGTTCCTTAATGAATTTGCTGCTGGCCTTCTATGCACCAAGCGAGGGTACGATTTATATTGACGGCCATCGTATGGAAGACTATCCAGTACAGGATTTGCGCAGACAGATGGCGCTTGTCATGCAAGATCCTTTTCTTTTTACGGGAGATGTTGCATTTAATATCCGTCTGCATGAATCAGCAACCATTGCCGATGAGAGTATGCGGGCTGCTGCCGCATCGGTTCAGGCGGCTCCGTTTATTTCGCGTTTGGCACATGGATACGAGGAGCAGGTACTAGAGCGCGGCGGGAATTTCTCAAGCGGCGAGCGTCAGCTTCTTTCCTTTGCCCGTGCGATGGCATTTGATCCCGCTATTCTTATTCTCGATGAAGCGACAGCGAATATTGATAGCGAGACAGAAGCGAGGATTCAGCAGGGGCTACGTGCGCTCTCTCACGGACGCACAACCTTCATTATTGCTCACCGGCTATCTACCATTCAAGAAGCGGACGTCATCCTTGTGCTGCATCAGGGAAGGATTGTAGAGCGGGGGACGCATGGAGAGCTGCTGGAGCGAAGGGGACGCTATTATGTCATGCACCAACTGCAGCAGGGGAAAAAAGTGAAAAATGGATAA